Proteins found in one Lycium ferocissimum isolate CSIRO_LF1 unplaced genomic scaffold, AGI_CSIRO_Lferr_CH_V1 ctg6654, whole genome shotgun sequence genomic segment:
- the LOC132045430 gene encoding uncharacterized protein LOC132045430, translating to MWDIILEKFNFDVSEGRKGAILGHMSDIYRGYRHKMKSRYFDSKTTYQLRLRNKPKLVNADEWKYLVNLWSDADFQKKSMQNKTNRSKRSLPPYIGTKSYARLRHEMAEKKDGKTPSRVEVFMESRKRKKGKKRKTS from the exons ATGTGGGACATCATCTTG gaaaAATTTAATTTCGATGTTTCTGAGGGAAGAAAAGGCGCAATTCTTGGTCATATGAGTGACATCTACAGAGGCTATAGGCACAAGATGAAAAGCAGGTATTTCGATTCGAAGACAACTTATCAACTTCGCTTGCGAAACAAGCCTAAACTTGTTAACGCAGATGAATGGAAATATTTGGTCAACCTTTGGAGTGATGCTGACTTTCAG AAAAAAAGCATGCAGAACAAGACGAATAGATCGAAACGTTCATTGCCTCCATATATTGGAACTAAAAGCTATGCGAGACTTAGACACGAAATG GCGGAGAAAAAAGATGGAAAAACTCCTTCTCGTGTTGAAGTTTTTATGGAGTCTcgcaagagaaaaaaaggaaaaaaaaggaaaacaagttga